The following are from one region of the Platichthys flesus chromosome 2, fPlaFle2.1, whole genome shotgun sequence genome:
- the LOC133964697 gene encoding protein S100-B-like isoform X1: MTSSSESKILGCVTLFVLQDSKETMSELESSMASIIRVFHKYSGDKCNLRKAELKALINNEMSHFILKIHENETLDELFADLDQNGDLEIDFKEFITLISMVTSACHELFIPSPHD; this comes from the exons ATGACATCTTCAAGTGAGAGTAAAATACTCGGCTGTGTCacgttgtttgtgttgcaggatTCCAAGGAGACCATGTCAGAGCTGGAGAGTAGCATGGCCAGCATCATCCGAGTGTTCCACAAATACTCGGGTGACAAGTGCAACCTGAGAAAAGCAGAGCTAAAAGCACTCATCAACAATGAGATGAGTCATTTCATATTG AAAATCCATGAGAATGAGACCCTAGACGAGCTCTTTGCGGACCTCGACCAGAACGGAGACCTGGAGATCGACTTCAAAGAGTTCATCACCCTCATCTCCATGGTGACCTCGGCATGCCATGAGCTCTTCATCCCAAGTCCTCATGACTGA
- the LOC133964697 gene encoding protein S100-B-like isoform X2 encodes MQDSKETMSELESSMASIIRVFHKYSGDKCNLRKAELKALINNEMSHFILKIHENETLDELFADLDQNGDLEIDFKEFITLISMVTSACHELFIPSPHD; translated from the exons ATGCAG gatTCCAAGGAGACCATGTCAGAGCTGGAGAGTAGCATGGCCAGCATCATCCGAGTGTTCCACAAATACTCGGGTGACAAGTGCAACCTGAGAAAAGCAGAGCTAAAAGCACTCATCAACAATGAGATGAGTCATTTCATATTG AAAATCCATGAGAATGAGACCCTAGACGAGCTCTTTGCGGACCTCGACCAGAACGGAGACCTGGAGATCGACTTCAAAGAGTTCATCACCCTCATCTCCATGGTGACCTCGGCATGCCATGAGCTCTTCATCCCAAGTCCTCATGACTGA
- the inpp1 gene encoding inositol polyphosphate 1-phosphatase — translation MAELLRLLLRVAEKAANVARVCRQEAPLFQLLVQEKTGDDKNKKFVQDFKTLADVVIQEMIRHDVGAQFPEMADFIHGEESNKFENGLGESVIVTVCGTEEETATLLATVLDGDRTAASLLARAIHQNPATTDASTEALTVPLSPSELGIWIDPIDATSQYIEGREEVLEEGHLFPSGLHCALVLIGVYLRSTGEPVMGVINQPFNYKDPSNGRWSGKHFWGVSCGDINICSLSRPKCGSEKGRGLSAVLSSSEKQVVKESLTSLCGPEKLMYASGAGYKILCVIQGLADVYVLSEGSTYKWDSCAPHALLRALGGGVVDLSKSLQSASKAQEGQAELTYHQSQTECKGADRWANQGGLVAYRDCSQLHSILTALKGKL, via the exons ATGGCTGAGCTGCTGAGGCTGTTGCTGCGCGTGGCTGAGAAAGCGGCTAACGTGGCTCGGGTGTGCAGGCAGGAGGCTCCGCTGTTCCAGCTCCTCGTGCAAGAGAAGACGGGAGATGACAAGAACAAGAAGTTCGTCCAGGACTTCAAGACGCTCGCCGACGTGGTGATCCAGGAGATGATCCGACACGATGTCGGCGCTCAG TTTCCTGAAATGGCTGACTTCATTCATGGAGAGGAGTCCAACAAGTTTGAGAATGGGCTTG gagagAGCGTGATTGTCACAGTGTGCGGTACGGAGGAGGAGACCGCGACGCTGCTGGCCACGGTGCTGGACGGCGACCGCACGGCGGCGTCTCTGCTTGCTCGAGCCATCCACCAAAACCCTGCGACCACTGACGCCAGCACAGAGGCTCTGACTGTGCCCCTCAGCCCCTCTGAGCTCGGCATCTGGATCGACCCCATAG atGCCACCAGTCAGTACATAGAAGGCcgagaggaggtgctggaggagggtCACCTGTTTCCTTCAGGTCTGCACTGTGCTCTGGTTCTGATCGGGGTTTACCTCCGGAGCACAGGCGAGCCCGTCATGGGAGTCATCAACCAGCCGTTCAACTACAAAGATCCCTCAAATGGACG CTGGAGTGGGAAACACTTCTGGGGCGTGTCCTGTGGCGACATTAACATCTGCTCGCTGTCGCGGCCCAAATGTGGATCAGAAAAGGGACGAGGCCTCTCAGCGGTGCTGAGCTCCAGTGAGAAGCAGGTGGTGAAGGAATCCTTGACTTCACTGTGCGGCCCTGAGAAGCTCATGTATGCCTCCGGAGCCGGCTACAAGATCCTGTGTGTCATCCAGGGCCTCGCTGACGTCTACGTCCTCTCAGAGGGCAGCACCTATAAGTGGGACTCCTGTGCTCCCCACGCCCTGCTCCGGGCCCTCGGAGGGGGAGTGGTGGACCTGAGTAAGAGTCTGCAGTCTGCCTCTAAAGCACAGGAGGGCCAGGCAGAACTGACCTATCACCAGTCTCAGACTGAGTGTAAAGGAGCCGACCGCTGGGCCAACCAGGGAGGCCTGGTGGCGTATCGAGACTGTTCTCAGCTCCACAGCATCCTCACAGCTCTGAAAGGGAAGTTGTAA